One part of the Arachidicoccus terrestris genome encodes these proteins:
- a CDS encoding SufE family protein, whose product MKIDNIQDKIIEEFEQFSDKKHRFPYFRKLIQVGNDLDPIPNDELDKEHEVKASKSNIWIKASLMEDKVYFTADSDNPISKGLVGLLLRVFSGNSPRDIINTHLYFLSEINMYERLNEDWLNDLQAIIQKIKLLTAKLQVLEIRRDNLASAV is encoded by the coding sequence ATGAAAATTGATAATATACAGGACAAGATCATTGAAGAATTCGAGCAGTTCTCTGATAAGAAGCATCGTTTTCCCTACTTCAGAAAACTGATTCAGGTCGGCAATGATCTTGATCCTATTCCTAACGATGAATTGGATAAGGAGCATGAGGTGAAAGCCTCTAAAAGTAATATCTGGATTAAGGCCAGTTTGATGGAGGATAAGGTCTATTTTACTGCCGATAGTGACAATCCCATTAGCAAGGGATTGGTCGGTCTGTTACTGCGGGTCTTTTCGGGAAACAGCCCCAGGGATATTATTAATACCCATCTGTACTTTTTAAGTGAAATCAATATGTATGAAAGGCTGAATGAAGATTGGTTAAATGACCTGCAGGCCATTATTCAGAAGATTAAACTGTTGACGGCAAAGCTACAGGTACTTGAAATCAGAAGAGATAACCTGGCAAGCGCGGTATAA
- a CDS encoding TonB-dependent receptor — protein sequence MIKDQHTHLPLPNATVKINERIWRADSLGKVTIFRSSLKSFHAHIACAGYEPLEIHLYPQNGQLSDTVYLLPSVTDLEAVTVQGYRLTKSYNEIAPAISLKDKALDRSRGGSLATILTAIPGLNILQTGATIGKPVVDGLYGNRVLVINNGVKLEGQAWGVEHAPEIDPSIASSITVIKGADAVRYGAEALGGVILLDPPALPFGDPALHGEVNVNGVANGRGGSGSLWVGSSFKQIPQLAWRLQGSYKRLGNFKAPDYYLENTGLEEKNFSAALGYKIKRGEGEVFFSQYQTALGIFIGSDIGSAADLYTRIHATGPFDPGMFSYDYKAPYQRVTHQLLKTNLAYDLNDGSHLEIKYNLQKDFRKEFDKRRSTRATIPITDLVLTTNTLEGSWQKVYNGKWHTTAGIHLRAQSNYNDTVTLSNPVIPNYSANSIGIYGIGRLMLNDRFQLEAGLRGDYQSFNAAGRRYLYLYYDDNGNVVPNKDVPYYDGKLTLRGGYHDYGGDRTFQNISFITGALWKINERWQLRSNLGLAWRSPNAEELYSYGLHQSVSAIEYGDSTLESEHGYKWITTVEKNGHHFSLNANVYFQYIQHYIYLNPAGTFEQTVTGAYPVFSYLQTNAFLKGLDLQAAYRFGHGGKMFEYQLKAAIVRAYDLSEDRFLPFIPADRFTNSLQWNLPAVGHWIDNYLQGSYQYVARQNRYEPESDFLKPPDAYGLFGITAGTKWLIGTGDKSLALDISVQNLLNTSYRDYMNRFRYYADDIGRNVQLHATFRF from the coding sequence TTGATCAAAGATCAACACACGCATTTGCCCTTGCCAAATGCCACCGTTAAGATTAATGAAAGAATATGGAGAGCGGACAGTTTAGGGAAGGTTACCATTTTTCGAAGCTCGTTAAAGTCATTCCACGCACATATTGCATGTGCAGGATATGAGCCGCTGGAAATCCATTTATATCCTCAAAACGGGCAGCTCAGTGACACGGTTTATCTGCTGCCGTCGGTAACAGATCTGGAAGCTGTTACCGTTCAGGGATACCGCCTCACAAAATCATATAATGAAATCGCGCCGGCAATATCCCTTAAGGATAAAGCGCTGGATCGGTCCAGAGGTGGCAGCCTGGCTACAATCCTGACGGCCATACCGGGGCTAAATATATTACAGACAGGCGCTACGATCGGGAAACCCGTCGTGGACGGGCTCTATGGCAACCGGGTACTGGTCATTAATAACGGCGTAAAGTTAGAAGGGCAGGCCTGGGGCGTAGAGCATGCTCCGGAGATAGACCCTTCTATTGCTTCTTCCATTACCGTTATTAAAGGGGCAGATGCGGTCCGTTATGGAGCCGAAGCATTAGGAGGCGTTATCCTGTTAGATCCGCCGGCATTGCCTTTCGGAGATCCGGCCTTGCATGGGGAAGTAAATGTGAATGGTGTTGCCAATGGAAGAGGCGGGTCAGGCTCCCTGTGGGTGGGCAGCAGTTTTAAGCAGATCCCGCAACTGGCCTGGCGGCTGCAAGGCTCTTATAAGCGGCTGGGTAATTTTAAAGCGCCCGATTATTATCTGGAGAACACGGGCCTGGAGGAAAAGAATTTTTCTGCCGCATTGGGTTATAAGATAAAAAGGGGAGAAGGGGAGGTGTTTTTTAGCCAATACCAGACTGCACTCGGGATTTTTATCGGATCGGATATCGGCAGTGCTGCAGATTTATATACTCGGATACATGCAACGGGGCCTTTCGATCCGGGGATGTTCAGTTATGATTATAAGGCACCCTATCAAAGGGTCACACACCAGCTTCTGAAAACCAACCTGGCGTATGATTTAAATGATGGCAGTCATCTGGAAATCAAATATAACCTGCAAAAAGACTTCCGCAAAGAGTTTGATAAAAGAAGATCTACACGGGCGACGATCCCCATTACAGATTTGGTGCTGACGACAAATACACTGGAAGGAAGCTGGCAGAAGGTCTATAATGGTAAATGGCATACAACCGCAGGGATTCATCTAAGGGCGCAGAGCAACTATAATGACACGGTTACGCTGTCTAATCCGGTTATCCCTAATTATAGCGCGAACTCGATAGGTATCTATGGCATCGGGCGGCTGATGCTAAATGACAGATTTCAGCTGGAAGCAGGCCTGCGTGGTGACTACCAGTCCTTTAATGCTGCAGGCAGGCGGTATCTGTACCTGTATTATGATGACAATGGAAATGTGGTGCCCAATAAAGATGTGCCCTACTATGACGGTAAACTGACGTTGAGAGGAGGGTATCATGACTATGGAGGGGACCGCACCTTTCAGAACATCTCTTTTATAACCGGCGCCCTGTGGAAAATAAATGAACGATGGCAATTGCGATCGAACCTGGGACTGGCCTGGCGCAGCCCGAATGCCGAGGAGTTGTATAGCTATGGTTTACACCAGAGTGTAAGCGCCATTGAATACGGTGACAGTACATTAGAAAGTGAGCATGGCTATAAATGGATCACCACGGTTGAAAAAAACGGCCATCATTTTTCACTGAACGCCAACGTATACTTTCAGTATATCCAGCATTACATTTACCTGAACCCGGCGGGTACTTTTGAACAGACTGTAACCGGTGCCTATCCTGTTTTCAGCTATTTACAGACCAACGCTTTTTTAAAGGGACTGGACCTGCAGGCGGCCTACCGGTTCGGTCATGGCGGGAAAATGTTTGAATATCAGTTAAAGGCTGCTATTGTCCGGGCCTATGACTTGTCTGAAGACCGCTTCCTGCCCTTTATACCTGCAGACCGGTTTACCAATAGCCTGCAATGGAATTTACCTGCCGTCGGGCACTGGATAGATAACTATCTGCAGGGTAGCTATCAGTATGTCGCCAGACAAAACAGATATGAGCCGGAAAGTGATTTTCTAAAGCCGCCTGACGCGTATGGCTTATTTGGCATCACGGCAGGTACAAAATGGCTGATCGGTACAGGGGACAAATCTCTCGCGCTGGACATTTCCGTGCAAAACCTGTTGAATACCTCCTACCGGGATTATATGAACCGTTTTCGGTACTACGCCGATGATATCGGGCGGAATGTACAGCTGCATGCCACTTTCCGTTTTTAA
- a CDS encoding molybdopterin-dependent oxidoreductase, whose translation MLSASHSRFKISFILIPATSLQLTYKGVYIQDMLSRAGVTMGSLLRGGNLSKYVLAVCADGYRVVYSLAELDSSFVRDLPIIACLIDGQALNSAKGPLRVIMPGDKKPARNCFQLKELIVRSASN comes from the coding sequence TTGTTGTCAGCAAGCCATTCGCGTTTCAAGATTTCTTTCATTTTGATTCCGGCAACATCGCTGCAACTCACGTACAAAGGGGTATATATACAGGATATGCTTTCCAGGGCCGGCGTAACCATGGGCAGCCTGCTACGTGGCGGGAACCTTTCAAAATATGTGCTGGCTGTCTGTGCCGACGGCTATCGGGTCGTCTATTCATTGGCAGAGCTGGACAGCTCTTTTGTCAGGGATCTACCCATTATAGCCTGTCTGATAGACGGCCAGGCGCTCAACAGTGCCAAAGGCCCTTTACGCGTCATTATGCCGGGCGATAAGAAACCGGCCCGTAATTGCTTTCAATTAAAAGAATTGATCGTCCGGTCTGCCTCAAATTAA
- a CDS encoding nucleoside hydrolase-like domain-containing protein yields the protein MKKSIVLIVICFTARKATVAQNKVPVNPRVLISTDIGGTDPDDNQSMAHLLMYSNEFALEGLVSSPSYGNGSKEEILRMIDLYAKDLPALWAHAKGFPTPGYLRSICKQGVRRAAPYAGFAAPTEGSRWIIHCAKKASPQPLWILVWGGLDDLAQALHDAPEIQDRIRVYFIGGPNKKWCVNSYAYIARNFPDLWLIESNATFTGMFTDDQAPAELKKASYYDNWIKGHGFLGTDFKNYYKGEPKMGDTPSLLYMMDGDPNHPEKESWGGSYIPFSRSPRRVFDRDLTVQDTVPVYSVIELILKGPVLDLAKDSPCFKMDVHAGIGLQSWPGYYLGAGLYGIRYSPKKAEKLAYEIRSDLPGFQNRKGSFVVRNKWPGKRDPQNYALGNHWFTDRPDPDLFCGYSQGARTVQKWRNAFLKDWAKRWSWLK from the coding sequence ATGAAAAAGAGCATCGTACTTATTGTGATTTGTTTTACTGCCCGCAAAGCAACTGTTGCGCAAAATAAGGTTCCCGTAAACCCCAGGGTTTTAATCAGTACAGATATCGGTGGGACAGATCCGGATGATAATCAGTCCATGGCGCATCTGTTGATGTACAGCAACGAGTTTGCCCTTGAAGGGCTGGTGTCCTCACCCTCTTATGGAAATGGCAGCAAAGAAGAGATCCTTCGGATGATCGATCTGTATGCCAAAGATCTGCCGGCGCTGTGGGCCCATGCAAAAGGGTTTCCTACGCCCGGTTATCTGAGATCCATCTGTAAGCAAGGCGTTCGGCGCGCAGCTCCTTACGCGGGATTTGCTGCGCCCACAGAAGGATCCAGATGGATCATACACTGTGCAAAGAAAGCCAGTCCGCAGCCTTTATGGATACTCGTATGGGGTGGGCTGGACGATCTGGCGCAGGCCTTGCATGACGCACCTGAGATTCAAGACAGGATCCGGGTGTATTTTATCGGTGGGCCTAATAAAAAATGGTGCGTGAACAGTTATGCGTATATCGCACGAAACTTTCCGGATCTCTGGCTGATTGAGAGTAATGCGACTTTTACCGGTATGTTTACAGATGACCAGGCGCCGGCTGAATTAAAGAAAGCCAGTTATTATGATAACTGGATTAAAGGCCACGGGTTTCTGGGAACTGATTTTAAAAACTATTATAAGGGGGAGCCTAAAATGGGCGATACGCCCTCTTTGTTATATATGATGGACGGTGACCCGAATCATCCTGAAAAAGAAAGCTGGGGTGGAAGCTATATTCCTTTTTCCCGGAGTCCGCGCCGTGTCTTTGACAGAGATCTGACCGTTCAGGATACGGTTCCTGTCTATTCAGTGATTGAATTAATATTGAAGGGGCCTGTGCTCGATCTGGCCAAAGATTCACCCTGCTTCAAAATGGATGTCCATGCGGGAATCGGGCTGCAAAGCTGGCCTGGATATTATCTGGGAGCCGGTCTTTACGGTATCAGGTATTCACCTAAAAAGGCTGAAAAACTGGCCTATGAGATCCGCTCGGATCTACCGGGCTTTCAGAATAGAAAAGGGTCTTTTGTTGTCCGTAATAAGTGGCCCGGCAAGCGGGATCCGCAAAATTATGCGCTGGGAAACCACTGGTTCACAGACCGGCCGGATCCGGATCTTTTTTGCGGCTACAGCCAGGGCGCCAGGACGGTTCAAAAATGGAGAAACGCCTTTTTAAAAGACTGGGCCAAACGCTGGTCCTGGTTGAAGTAA